GTTAAGTAATGGCCAAGCGGAAAAGCGCTTCCGTCGTGATTGCTTACCGCGGTCAGGGGCAATGACATGAGTATGCTCTCGAACCGAGCACCGGGCGTGTGAAGTCCGAACTTGGTGCCTCGATCGTAGATGAGATTAAACTCGACATACCGTCCGCGGCGCAACAGCTGCCACTGACGTTGCCGATCGCCGTAGGCGTCATTCTTGTGCCGACGAACCAACGGCAGGTAGGACGGTAGGACTGAGTGGGCACAAGAAGACACAAAATCAAAGGCACGGTCCGCGTCCGGTGTGTCCAGATCGTCGAAGAAGATGCCTCCCACCCCTCGGCGTTCGTTTCGGTGCGGAATGAAGAAATACTTATCGCACCACTCCTTGTACGTCGGATAGTAGGAGCGATCGTGCGGATCGCAGGCTTCCTTCAGCGTGCGGTGAAAGTGTTTGGCATCGCTCTCGTCCAGATAGTACGGTGTCAGGTCTGTGCCTCCGCCGAACCACCATTGCTTCTGACCTGCCGAATCCGTTACCTCAAAGTACCGATAGTTAAAGTGAATCGTTGGTACCATCGGGTTCCGAGGATGTATCACAGAGCTCACGCCGATCGCGAAAAAGGGCAGCTCACCGTCGGCGAGCTGTTTGCCGCGTGATCTCATCTGCTGAATGGCGCCCTTCGGCAAATTGCCGTGGACAACGGAAATGTTTACACCGGCCTTTTCAAATACTTCGCCATCTTGCAAGACACAGGTaatgccaccgccgccctcCTTTCTTTCCCATCGGTCAACGCTAAACTTCTTCCCGAAAGACTCCTCGGCCTCGAGTGCCCGGCAAAAGTCGTGCTGTATCTTCATTACCAGCTCCTCCATGCGGCACTTCATGTCATTGCGATGCTCGTCCAGCACTCTCCTATCGGTGATCGGTTCGGCCATGTACCGTGACACCGCTGCAAATCTGTTGACGGAACCGGCAGCAGCCATATGAACCTCCTCTCGGGTGGACCAATAGTACGCCACGAAAGCAACACCTCCTGCGCCAAAACTGCCTCCAATAATTCTGCAAAATCAATCGAATTGTCTTATCATCCACGGGAAGATGACGAGCGTGATAAACTGACCATACCTTCTCACCGATGGGGACCATTTATGCGTGGTAGCTCGATTTGCGCCGTGTGTGCTCATTTGTTGTGCGATAAGGCGCAGATTTTTGCGAAACATTTTCAGTATCATGATGACCCTAGCTCTGCGATACCGGTAATATGCTTATCAACCTCCGACTGCGGACGAAACCCCAATAGTGAACCCACAAACCACCTCTGTGGTTTACGCGATACTGTTGCAATGGAAGAAACTCCAACGTATCATATCGCGAAAGTGAATGATAAAACTCACGTAGTCATCGTCAATAAGAATTACTGGTACCGGGGTGCGTTTAGTGGACCACGTTAGTCTCGGACGTATCGATGATGGAATTACCAACAAAAGGAACTATAGTATGAACCAATAATATTACTCAAAAAGCAATAATTTTTAGTTTGTgcttaataaataaatttctacACTACTAAGACGATGGTgagttgtttcttttcccggtGAAAATCATACCGTACGATGTGTCATTATGACAGACCCGGCGTAAAAACATTCAGATCCCAGCATGCTGCACAATGGTTGTCAACACTAGTTTGTGACCTGATTGCTGCCCGCCGGCACGCCATTAAGCCCTTTCTTACTAAACGAACACAGGAAAACGGATCCTTAGCCACAATGTTCCGACTGCAAGGCCTACCACCGACGGACGCCGCAGAAGAGAAACGTAAAGTACGACGTGCCGTGCAGCagaatttgtttgctttcgttacGCTTTGTGTAGCGATACGAATCGGTAAGTGCGGGAAGACACTCACGGGTTGGTGACCATTTGAAAAACGTGAAATAATAGTCCCGTTTTCCATTGCAGCATCCACGGTGATGAGTCAAGGAGGGTTATGAATTTGACTAGGCTGAATCAAATCAGGGTGGACATTCTGTCTCAGTTAATCTGGTGTTTAATATCCAATAAAAAGTAGAACCACCGTTAgttgaatggttttttttgtttgtcgatAAATTCGACAAGCGTATATCAAACGGACAACGTTATGCGAACCTGAAACAAACATTACGGACAATCACTTTCTCAATCAAAAATGTTTGGAATTGAAATATTGTACTTTTTGCAAtagaaagaagaagcagctgctgcagacTTTTGCAAAATATTCTGACATTTATGCTCTGTCATCGTGATCAATCAAGCAATTCCGCAAACGCTGACACGCTCTTCTGTTCATTGTTATCTGGTGTGCAGTGCTGAGACCGGGTTATTCGGGCTTTGTTGCTGTATTTCTTTTCACTGTGCATTCTAAACTTTTGCTAAATTAACTAAACATCTCTGTTGTGGTCTGCTTTTGCTTTGGAGGGTTGCTTTGGAGCTAAGAAACAAGGCAAAAGTTTAATTCTCGCCTTGCGAACTATCGGCGTTGACTTCGAGCAGAATGGGTTTCAAGCATCTGGTAACAGCGAAAGCCAACGAAGTTATTCCGGTTCATAAGTACCGGTCGGATCGAACTGGTTTGACGGTGATAATCGGCGAAGTAGAAGGTCCGGTGGTTAATGGTTACTTTACGCTTGCCACCGAAGCGCATGACGACGATGGGTTGCCTCACACGCTGGAGCACCTAATATTCCTCGGCTCCGAAAAGTATCCCTACAAAGGGATTCTCGATCTGGTGGCCAACCGATGCCTTGCGTCGGGTACGAATGCATGGACCGATCGGGACCACACCTGTtacacgatgacgacggccgGTTGCGAGGGCTTTTTGACGCTGCTTCCGGTGTATCTGGACCACATCCTGTACCCAACGCTCACGGATGCCGGTTTCGTGACGGAGGTGCATCACATTTCTGGCGAAGGCGTCGACGGTGGGGTCGTATACTGTGAGATGCAAGGCCGCGAGAATACGGGCGAGTCTCGAGTAAGTCTGGAAATGTTACGCGCAAGCTACCCAAACTGTGGCTACAGTGCTGAAACTGGCGGCATCATGCATAACCTCCGGACGAGCACAACCAACGAGAAGGTACGTGCCTACCATGCCACGTTCTATCGCCCGGACAATTTGTACGTCATCATTACGGGCCAAATAAAGCCGGAAGATGTTTTCGCCGCCCTTGAGCCGGTTGAACAAAAAATCCTCTCGAAGGGTGCACTTCCGCCGTTTAAGAAACCGTGGCAAACGCCCGTTGCGCCGCTAGCCGAATCGAAAAACTTACACATAAACTATCCGGCGGACGAGGAAGACTGCGGGCTCGTCAATATCGCGTGGCGGGGACCGAAAGCAACGACCGAGTACGACACTTTAACCGCCTGTTCGGTACTGCTGCGTTACTTGACCGACACTTCTGCCAGCCCTGTCCAACGGGACTTTATCGAGAACGAAAACCCGGATGCAAGCAGCGTGAGCTACAGCATTCTCGAAAACTCCGTCTCGTTGCTGTACATTGCGTTTGAAAACGTTCCGCTCGGCAAAGAGAGTAGCATATTTCCCAAGCTGAAGTCGCTTTTGGATTCCAtcgccaacggaacggaaaagctGGACATGACGCGAATGAGAAATGTTATCGAGCGCTACCGGCTGGAGGCACTGAGCAGCGTGGAGTCGAATCCGCATGACCACATTGCCTTCCACGTGATTGGGGAGACGCTTTATGGCTCAAGTGATGAACACGTAAGATAGGCTTCTCTAACCGTTGACCCAGCAGTACACCTGCCATGACCACAACGTTTTGCTTATGATTATTGTAGTTCGAGAAGCGACTGAATGTCATCCGCTATTTGAAGGAATTGAAAGACAAAGAGGATGACTTTTGGTTGCATCTGTTAAGAACCTACTTCGTGGACGTAAGTATAAAGGAACGGCCACCTTTTGATTCTGGCATTCACATTCAATCCGGTACTCTCTTAGAGCAATCATGTCACTGTGTGTGCCGTACCTAGTGTAGAGGAAAATTTAAACACTGCCAAGGCCGAACAAACGCGCTTGGATGAACAACGAAAGCGTCTCGGGGAAGGTGGgctgaaagagaaagaacagATTCTGGCCAAGGCAACGACTTCGAATGAAGAGCCCCCACCGAATGAGATGATTACTTCTTTTCCTGTGCCATCGACCGAAAgcattacattttttccaGTCAATATTTACCGTTCCAGCCAGAACGAGAACTCCCCACCTGGCATAAAGCTGCAAGAGCTTTCGTTTTACTCGGAGCTCTACGATTTGCACACCAATTTTTGCTATGTAAGTACAAGTGGCACCCAGTATTGCAGGATATTTGTTCCAACagttcgttttaattttctctaGTTGAAAGTGTCGATGAACACGGACCCACTGAGCGTAGAGCTGCGTCCTTACCTGGTGTTGCTGATGGAGCTATTGACGGAATCGCCCGTGCGCCGTGGTGACAAATTGGTACCCTACGAAGAGGTGGTCACTGCTCTCGAGTCCGATACGGTTGAAACGGCCACTGGACTTGGCTTTAAGGCATCCGGGCGGTTCAGCCTGGGCTCGTACTCTAACGTAGCGGCCCTGCATATGCAGGTGTCACGCGAAAAGTATGCTAAAGGCATCGAGCTAATAGGCGAGTTACTGTATCGCACGGAATTTACTGCCGAACGGATCAAAGTGTGCGCCACTAAACTGATCAACGAAGTACCGCAGTCGAAACGCGAAGGGAATGCGATTGCGAAAGACATGCTAAGGGCGATGCGCTACCGAGACGATAGCAACGTGCGCCTTTGCTCGCTGGTAAAGCAATCCAAGTTTCTCACGGCCCTGGTGACACAGGTAGAGAACCCGGCAACGGTAGCGGACGTAATTGCGAAGCTGAATAAAACGCGAGAATTAATTACGCGTCCGGAAAATATTGCCCTACACGTAGCCGCAGACTGCAAAGCGATGGAAGAGCTGGGCATCGACTTGAATGCTCCCTGGAAGCAGCTAGCCATCGTGTCCGAAGCTAAGGAGTTCAGCCCGATCAAAAGGTAACAGTGCCCACAggaaatgtttcgattcgcCTAATTTCGCGATACCATTTGCAGTTTCACCGTTATCCAAGATTGGAATCATATGGTTAGTCCGAGTGCTGAGGGTGTCATTTTGGGACTCGGCAGTGTTGAAAGTGCATTTTTGTTCCGCACGTGTCGATCGATTAGCGATTTCAACGATCCCGATCTGGTAGCCCTGTTGCTGTTCCTACAGTATCTCACGCAGTTGGAAGGTCCACTGTGGCGTCAGATTCGAGGACAAGGTTTCGCGTATGGGTATAACATTTTGCCGAGACCGAACGATGGTTTACTCTACTTCTCGCTGTACCGAGCCTCGAATATTGTCGCTGCCTTCAAAGAGGCCATGAATATCACTGTAAGTTCCACGTTTATTTCACTGACCACAACGGTGTAGTGTTTGGTTTGCTCTTCATTAAAAAAGTATATTGCTCCAAACAGCAAAAGCAAATCGGTGACCACGCGACATGGGATGCAACGCTACTGGAATCGGCGCGCAGTTCACTTGTCTATGAGATTATTGCACGAGAAAACAGTATCGAAAAGGTAGTCGATGCTTCGTTGCTATCCAGCTTCAAGCAGGTACCTGCCGGCTACAATCAAATGCTGGCCAAGAAAGTACGCAAAGTGACAACGGATGATTTAGCACGCGTTGGCAAAAAGTATGTGCAGCAACTATTCGAAACCAGTGACACTTGCATGTCAATCGTATGCCACCCGGATAAGGTGAGCGACGTGGCTGGCGCATTCGAGGGATTCGGTTACAACATGAAGGTGTACTCAAACCTGGACGAAAGCATTTTGGCTTAACAAGATTCGTCTGTTTGCTAGAGAGAAATGAAAAGGAAGCCCGGATGAGCGAATTGTTCAAACGTCTCAATTGAGGAAAGAATATATTTGTGGCGaaatgcagcagcagatcaGTTTGTCCCAGATTAGTGTTTAAATTTGCGTAAACAGCGAACTACCGCCATTCGGTGCAATCCGGAAGGGTCTCGCCCGAGTGCGACCACGGAAGGGCTTCAAGAAGCTCTTATCCTGAACAAACTCGGCCGGTGTGTAGTAGGGTCCTTCGGTTTCCAGGTAAATGTCCAAACAGGACATGGCCCGCTTCAGTTGCAACGGCAATAGGCATTCTCTATGTTCGGCATCCGCCAGGCTGTTACACCAGTACTCCATCTCCTGCGAATCATAGTTTAGCATAAATACATCAACAAACGTCTtttaaacaaactaaaaattGTTGAACTTACCCGGACAGAGCTATCGCGATCGGCGGTATGCTTCCCGTTCCAATTGAGCGAGAAAGACCACAGTGGTGATTCTTCCGGATAGCGGCAGGGAACACATATATAGCATTCCAGTTTGGCTGATCCCCGGATCACGATTGCTCTGAAAAATAAATCGCTGCTGGTGGCAACGGCATCGTCCAGAAACTTGCCTGCTGTGCCGGATGCAACGTAATCCTCATGGGTGATTGCGCTCCATTGCAGCAACGTGCTCGAGATGCGAATGGGGTGGCCGTGTTCATCGTTGATTGACGTGTCAATCAACTTACTTTCAAGGTCGTAGATCTGCTGATACAGCTGCAGTCGAGCCTCCCATCGCGCACGGATCGCTCGGATTATGGAGGGGATCGTTTCATGAAAGCCCACCGTTGCCCCGGTTAGGCCACTCTCGCCACTGAGCAAATGCCCACGCGGTCCGCTGTAGGAGGGATAAATAAACTCCAAACCGCAAAGCTCTTGCAC
The nucleotide sequence above comes from Anopheles bellator chromosome 1, idAnoBellAS_SP24_06.2, whole genome shotgun sequence. Encoded proteins:
- the LOC131214555 gene encoding oxygen-dependent coproporphyrinogen-III oxidase, which produces MILKMFRKNLRLIAQQMSTHGANRATTHKWSPSVRRIIGGSFGAGGVAFVAYYWSTREEVHMAAAGSVNRFAAVSRYMAEPITDRRVLDEHRNDMKCRMEELVMKIQHDFCRALEAEESFGKKFSVDRWERKEGGGGITCVLQDGEVFEKAGVNISVVHGNLPKGAIQQMRSRGKQLADGELPFFAIGVSSVIHPRNPMVPTIHFNYRYFEVTDSAGQKQWWFGGGTDLTPYYLDESDAKHFHRTLKEACDPHDRSYYPTYKEWCDKYFFIPHRNERRGVGGIFFDDLDTPDADRAFDFVSSCAHSVLPSYLPLVRRHKNDAYGDRQRQWQLLRRGRYVEFNLIYDRGTKFGLHTPGARFESILMSLPLTAKWEYMHVPAEGTEEAAIVEVLKNPKNWLAS
- the LOC131206357 gene encoding uncharacterized protein C05D11.1-like encodes the protein MGFKHLVTAKANEVIPVHKYRSDRTGLTVIIGEVEGPVVNGYFTLATEAHDDDGLPHTLEHLIFLGSEKYPYKGILDLVANRCLASGTNAWTDRDHTCYTMTTAGCEGFLTLLPVYLDHILYPTLTDAGFVTEVHHISGEGVDGGVVYCEMQGRENTGESRVSLEMLRASYPNCGYSAETGGIMHNLRTSTTNEKVRAYHATFYRPDNLYVIITGQIKPEDVFAALEPVEQKILSKGALPPFKKPWQTPVAPLAESKNLHINYPADEEDCGLVNIAWRGPKATTEYDTLTACSVLLRYLTDTSASPVQRDFIENENPDASSVSYSILENSVSLLYIAFENVPLGKESSIFPKLKSLLDSIANGTEKLDMTRMRNVIERYRLEALSSVESNPHDHIAFHVIGETLYGSSDEHFEKRLNVIRYLKELKDKEDDFWLHLLRTYFVDSNHVTVCAVPSVEENLNTAKAEQTRLDEQRKRLGEGGLKEKEQILAKATTSNEEPPPNEMITSFPVPSTESITFFPVNIYRSSQNENSPPGIKLQELSFYSELYDLHTNFCYLKVSMNTDPLSVELRPYLVLLMELLTESPVRRGDKLVPYEEVVTALESDTVETATGLGFKASGRFSLGSYSNVAALHMQVSREKYAKGIELIGELLYRTEFTAERIKVCATKLINEVPQSKREGNAIAKDMLRAMRYRDDSNVRLCSLVKQSKFLTALVTQVENPATVADVIAKLNKTRELITRPENIALHVAADCKAMEELGIDLNAPWKQLAIVSEAKEFSPIKSFTVIQDWNHMVSPSAEGVILGLGSVESAFLFRTCRSISDFNDPDLVALLLFLQYLTQLEGPLWRQIRGQGFAYGYNILPRPNDGLLYFSLYRASNIVAAFKEAMNITQKQIGDHATWDATLLESARSSLVYEIIARENSIEKVVDASLLSSFKQVPAGYNQMLAKKVRKVTTDDLARVGKKYVQQLFETSDTCMSIVCHPDKVSDVAGAFEGFGYNMKVYSNLDESILA